In the Negativicutes bacterium genome, one interval contains:
- a CDS encoding glycine--tRNA ligase subunit beta, translating to MSKNLLLEIGTEEIPARFMPNVLKQLESLATDKLKQLRIQFKVVKVYGTPRRMALMVEGLAEKQADISTESKGPSIKVAFDGEGKATKAAQGFARGQNVAVEELFVKDDYVYAKINETGKNVEEILPELLVEIINSLNFPKNMRWADLEMKFVRPIKWLIGLLDNVVIDFEIAGVKSGNVSRGHRFLSSGAITINNATEYVEKMAENFVIVNQELRRSMILQQIEELAASKNGRADITEDLLEEVVYLVEYPTALCGVFEEKYLKLPPETVVTPMREHQRYFPVKDANGSLMPMFITVRNGGAEHLNIVQHGNERVLRARLADAQFFFEEDCKVPLIDRLDKLKTIVFQEGLGTIYDKVMRIKELAAFILGEVDANMTELVTVERGAILAKTDLVTGMVCEFTELQGLMGKEYALLNGETPEVANAIFEHYLPRFAGDELPESVAGKMLSIADKIDNIVATFSRGLIPTGSQDPYALRRQALGIVNILIAAKFNVSIKVIAEKAMELLNITDTVQKNTLLTSLEEFFALRIKNVLSDENVRYDIIEATLNNIDDVYLAYLKAQALVKTIDNNEMPKAIQAFVRVGNLAKKAECADVSIDLLQNDAEKTLHKAYQVVSDKVETLIAEFDYVAAINEMVNLTQPIDEFFANVMVMDENEAIRNNRLALLNKITMMTMQVIDFSKIK from the coding sequence ATGAGTAAAAACTTATTACTGGAAATTGGAACGGAAGAAATACCGGCTAGATTTATGCCGAATGTTTTAAAACAGTTAGAAAGTTTAGCGACAGATAAATTAAAGCAACTACGAATTCAATTTAAGGTTGTAAAGGTTTATGGAACGCCAAGAAGAATGGCCCTAATGGTTGAAGGTCTTGCAGAGAAACAAGCTGATATTTCGACTGAGAGTAAAGGTCCATCGATAAAAGTGGCCTTTGATGGTGAAGGAAAAGCTACGAAAGCGGCACAAGGTTTTGCCAGAGGGCAAAATGTAGCAGTGGAAGAGCTGTTTGTAAAAGATGATTATGTTTATGCAAAAATTAATGAAACTGGCAAAAACGTTGAGGAAATATTACCAGAATTATTAGTTGAAATAATAAACAGCTTAAATTTCCCTAAAAATATGCGTTGGGCTGATTTAGAAATGAAATTTGTTCGTCCGATTAAGTGGTTAATTGGCTTGCTCGACAATGTTGTAATTGACTTTGAAATTGCCGGTGTGAAAAGTGGGAATGTTAGTCGTGGACATAGATTTTTAAGTTCCGGTGCAATAACAATAAATAATGCCACTGAATATGTTGAAAAAATGGCAGAAAACTTTGTTATTGTAAATCAAGAACTTCGCCGTTCAATGATTTTACAGCAAATTGAAGAGCTAGCTGCTAGTAAAAATGGTAGAGCTGATATTACTGAAGATTTGCTAGAAGAAGTAGTATATTTAGTAGAATATCCTACCGCTTTATGTGGTGTCTTTGAAGAAAAATATTTAAAACTGCCACCGGAAACTGTTGTTACACCGATGCGAGAACATCAACGCTATTTCCCAGTTAAAGATGCTAATGGTTCATTAATGCCGATGTTTATTACAGTCCGCAATGGGGGGGCTGAGCATTTAAATATTGTGCAACATGGTAATGAAAGAGTCTTAAGAGCTAGATTGGCTGACGCACAATTTTTCTTTGAAGAAGATTGTAAGGTTCCATTAATTGATAGATTAGATAAACTTAAAACGATAGTGTTCCAAGAAGGCTTAGGCACTATTTATGATAAAGTTATGAGAATAAAAGAATTAGCTGCTTTTATTTTAGGTGAAGTTGATGCTAATATGACTGAGCTTGTTACAGTAGAAAGAGGCGCAATTCTTGCTAAAACCGACTTGGTTACAGGGATGGTTTGTGAATTTACCGAGCTTCAAGGTTTGATGGGTAAAGAATATGCATTGCTTAATGGCGAAACACCGGAAGTGGCTAACGCTATTTTTGAACACTACTTACCACGCTTTGCTGGGGATGAATTACCTGAGTCTGTTGCTGGAAAAATGCTGAGTATTGCTGACAAAATAGATAATATTGTTGCTACGTTTAGTCGTGGTCTTATTCCAACGGGTTCACAAGACCCTTATGCATTAAGACGCCAAGCGCTGGGAATTGTTAATATTCTGATAGCTGCTAAATTTAATGTATCGATTAAAGTAATTGCTGAAAAAGCGATGGAACTACTTAACATTACGGATACTGTACAAAAAAATACTTTATTGACCAGTCTTGAAGAGTTTTTTGCGTTAAGAATCAAAAATGTACTATCTGATGAAAATGTTCGTTATGATATTATTGAAGCAACGTTAAATAATATTGATGATGTGTATTTAGCATATTTAAAGGCACAAGCGTTGGTGAAAACTATTGACAATAATGAAATGCCAAAAGCGATCCAGGCGTTTGTGAGGGTGGGTAATTTAGCGAAAAAAGCAGAGTGTGCAGACGTTAGTATTGATTTACTGCAAAATGATGCTGAAAAAACACTTCACAAGGCCTATCAGGTTGTTAGTGATAAAGTTGAAACTTTGATCGCTGAGTTTGACTATGTTGCGGCGATTAATGAAATGGTAAATTTAACTCAACCGATAGATGAGTTTTTTGCTAATGTAATGGTAATGGATGAAAATGAAGCTATCCGCAATAATCGCTTGGCATTATTAAATAAAATAACAATGATGACAATGCAAGTAATTGACTTTAGTAAAATTAAATAA
- the rlmN gene encoding 23S rRNA (adenine(2503)-C(2))-methyltransferase RlmN, translated as MKQEYIYNLTLPDLIIFSEKEGYTKGNALALWKNLYRNKVESWAECVNVNEKYLTAIKKQYSLQLPQVKIKRIATDKTVKFLLELSDGNLIESVLMHNKYGMSLCITSQVGCNMGCSFCASGLLGKKRDLMVGEFISQIMVANQYIKKNIASAKVVTNVVIMGIGEPFDNYENFKKAVTILKEENGLAIASRKITVSTSGLSPQIINFANDNININLAISLHSPNDEMRSKIMKVNKVYDIKNLMGAVDYYLERSNKRITFEYILFKNINDNLECARELAKLIGSRTKKISVNLIPYNEVDEFSQYQRSLKETVLKFYDELKKNCINVSIRLEYGSDIEAACGQLRSNQLQ; from the coding sequence ATGAAACAAGAATATATTTACAATTTAACTTTACCTGACTTAATCATATTTTCAGAAAAAGAGGGCTATACCAAGGGGAATGCACTAGCACTTTGGAAAAATCTTTACCGTAATAAAGTTGAAAGCTGGGCAGAATGCGTTAATGTCAATGAAAAATATCTAACGGCTATTAAAAAGCAGTACTCTTTACAATTACCACAAGTTAAGATAAAAAGAATTGCAACTGATAAAACAGTTAAGTTTTTATTAGAATTGTCAGATGGTAATTTAATAGAAAGCGTACTAATGCACAACAAGTACGGAATGTCACTTTGTATAACTTCACAGGTTGGTTGTAATATGGGGTGTAGTTTTTGTGCTAGTGGTTTGCTAGGGAAAAAACGTGATTTAATGGTCGGTGAATTTATCAGTCAAATTATGGTGGCTAATCAATATATTAAAAAAAATATAGCTAGTGCTAAAGTTGTTACAAATGTTGTCATAATGGGGATTGGTGAACCGTTTGATAACTATGAAAATTTTAAAAAAGCGGTAACTATTTTAAAGGAAGAAAACGGGTTAGCTATTGCTAGTCGCAAAATTACAGTATCGACAAGTGGCTTAAGCCCCCAAATAATAAACTTTGCCAATGATAATATTAATATAAATTTAGCGATATCACTACATTCACCCAATGATGAAATGCGTAGCAAAATTATGAAAGTAAATAAGGTGTATGACATAAAAAATTTAATGGGTGCTGTAGATTATTATCTAGAAAGAAGTAATAAAAGAATTACCTTTGAATATATTTTATTTAAAAATATTAATGATAATTTAGAATGTGCGCGAGAATTAGCAAAACTAATTGGCTCTAGAACCAAAAAGATCAGTGTAAATTTAATACCATATAATGAAGTTGATGAATTTTCACAATATCAGCGTAGCCTCAAAGAAACGGTTTTAAAATTTTATGACGAGCTTAAGAAAAACTGTATTAATGTTAGTATTCGCTTGGAATATGGTAGTGATATTGAAGCTGCTTGCGGACAGTTACGTAGCAACCAATTGCAGTAA
- a CDS encoding DNA primase, whose translation MKDIAYEEFIERLREESDIVAIISEYVSLKKNGKNYWGCCPFHSEKTASFSVTPDKGFFYCFGCQAGGNVFNFIMKIENITFFEATRMLAQKINLPLPQKEKTKEELLRDKQISLLYKINATAKDFFFACLTKTNYGKSATAYLKKRGLSDEVINEFQLGFAPNYWDKLSQAFVKRGFTETDLLQAGLVLERKQGGIYDRFRNRVIFPITDEKNRVIGFGGRVLDDSLPKYLNSPETVVFNKRQTLFGLAKAGKYIKEKNQALIVEGYMDVISAYNAGIKNVIASLGTSFTVEHGKKLLKYTDNFIFAYDSDNAGQNATLRALAIVKKIGAKVKVLSIPDGKDPDDYIKKYGTEAFQGLIDSAKPLLEYQVDKTLSEIDFTGLEGKVAVVVKLVPILAETDNAVEVNLHIAAISQKLGIDEASIRSELQKYLQKNNKNLGNRVSTITRSMVTVDNAVIMAGRNLIQVLWNDNSKIDYVKDKLNLSELNNEQHQEILKIIFHYATEKLAFNEINIGQQLSEKANAELSCSLMTELQVADDMKFIDDCLKTIHLAYLNYQYEQHRLKADELERMGESSFLQELAESQRIKNEIKKIYNE comes from the coding sequence ATGAAAGATATAGCGTACGAAGAGTTTATAGAACGTTTGCGCGAAGAAAGTGATATTGTTGCAATAATTTCTGAATATGTTTCATTGAAAAAAAATGGTAAAAATTATTGGGGTTGCTGTCCGTTTCACAGTGAAAAGACGGCATCTTTTTCAGTTACGCCGGACAAAGGCTTTTTTTACTGTTTTGGTTGTCAAGCCGGAGGGAATGTTTTTAATTTTATAATGAAAATTGAAAATATTACTTTCTTTGAAGCGACAAGAATGTTGGCGCAAAAAATAAATCTTCCGTTACCGCAAAAAGAGAAAACCAAAGAAGAGCTATTAAGAGATAAGCAAATATCTTTATTGTATAAAATAAATGCGACTGCCAAGGACTTTTTCTTTGCGTGTTTAACGAAAACTAATTATGGAAAAAGTGCTACAGCATATTTAAAAAAACGTGGACTGTCAGATGAAGTGATTAATGAATTCCAGCTGGGCTTTGCTCCGAACTATTGGGATAAGTTATCGCAAGCTTTTGTTAAAAGAGGCTTTACCGAAACTGATTTATTGCAGGCTGGATTGGTGTTGGAGCGAAAACAAGGCGGTATTTATGACCGTTTTCGTAATAGAGTTATTTTCCCGATTACAGATGAAAAAAATAGAGTAATCGGTTTTGGGGGAAGGGTTCTGGATGACAGTTTACCGAAGTATTTAAATTCACCGGAAACTGTCGTTTTTAATAAACGACAAACTTTATTTGGTTTAGCTAAAGCTGGTAAATATATCAAAGAAAAGAATCAGGCGTTAATTGTTGAAGGCTATATGGATGTTATCTCAGCTTATAATGCGGGGATAAAGAATGTTATCGCATCGTTAGGAACATCTTTTACAGTAGAACACGGCAAGAAATTACTGAAGTATACTGATAATTTTATTTTTGCTTATGATAGTGATAATGCCGGACAAAATGCTACCTTACGAGCGCTTGCTATTGTAAAAAAAATTGGTGCTAAGGTTAAGGTTTTAAGTATTCCTGATGGTAAAGATCCTGATGATTATATAAAAAAATATGGTACTGAAGCTTTTCAAGGATTAATCGACAGTGCTAAACCGCTATTGGAATATCAAGTTGATAAAACGTTGTCTGAAATAGATTTTACTGGACTAGAAGGAAAAGTGGCGGTTGTAGTAAAATTAGTGCCAATCTTAGCGGAAACTGATAATGCAGTAGAAGTTAATTTGCACATTGCTGCAATTTCGCAAAAACTAGGAATTGATGAAGCGTCTATCCGTAGCGAATTGCAGAAATATTTACAAAAAAATAATAAGAATTTAGGCAATAGGGTTAGCACTATAACGCGCTCAATGGTAACTGTTGATAATGCTGTTATTATGGCAGGACGCAACTTAATCCAAGTGCTTTGGAACGACAATTCCAAAATAGATTATGTTAAAGATAAATTAAATTTGTCGGAATTAAATAATGAACAGCATCAAGAAATTTTAAAAATAATTTTCCATTATGCCACCGAAAAACTTGCTTTCAATGAAATTAATATTGGTCAGCAGTTGTCGGAAAAAGCTAATGCAGAACTATCTTGTAGTTTAATGACGGAACTTCAAGTAGCTGATGATATGAAATTTATTGATGATTGTCTCAAAACTATTCACTTAGCCTATTTGAATTATCAGTATGAACAACATCGGTTAAAAGCTGATGAATTAGAACGTATGGGGGAAAGCTCTTTTTTGCAGGAATTAGCAGAAAGTCAGCGAATAAAGAATGAGATTAAAAAAATATATAATGAATGA
- a CDS encoding organic solvent tolerance protein OstA codes for MKKNIFLLLTFLIILTVSTSCFAAKPKITADNTYFDINNAAYILTGNVYIETGDRIITADKAKVSMLSMEVWADGSIKLTQNDVTLTGDSVYANNAEKSATISGNVCLERSNLKITAETAIYNWQTKIAVFKNNVVVEKDGASSSSNELNYNFTTNSIL; via the coding sequence TTGAAAAAAAATATTTTTTTATTATTAACCTTCCTAATTATATTGACAGTAAGCACTTCCTGCTTTGCCGCAAAACCGAAAATAACTGCCGACAATACTTATTTTGACATTAACAATGCCGCCTATATCTTAACCGGTAATGTTTATATTGAAACCGGTGATCGAATAATTACTGCTGATAAAGCCAAAGTTAGTATGTTATCAATGGAAGTTTGGGCTGATGGATCTATCAAGTTAACGCAAAATGATGTTACTTTAACCGGCGACAGCGTCTATGCTAATAACGCTGAAAAAAGCGCCACAATAAGCGGAAATGTTTGTTTAGAACGTAGCAACCTAAAGATAACAGCTGAAACCGCGATATATAATTGGCAAACTAAAATTGCTGTTTTTAAAAACAATGTTGTTGTCGAAAAAGATGGGGCAAGCTCAAGTAGCAATGAACTAAATTATAACTTTACGACAAATAGTATTTTATAA
- the purB gene encoding adenylosuccinate lyase, protein MTIKALTSLDGRYGAITQPLGDYFSEWALLKYRTHVEVEWLITMAQNPQIKEVRSFSAEEITFLRNIVINFDLTSAEKIKDIEKTTNHDVKAVEYFLRNTLSETSLVDVIEFLHFACTSEDINNLSYALMIKEGVQKVWVPAAEKLVADVATRAESLKDVAMLAHTHGQPASPTTLGKELAVFVYRWNRQLKQIANLEFLGKFNGAVGNFNAHSISYPEINWQELSCNFVQGLGLQYNPLTTQIESHDYMAECFHAISRFNNILLDFNRDMWLYISLNYFKQKAIKGEVGSSTMPHKVNPIDFENSEANLGLSNALLDHLANKLPISRLQRDLSDSSAQRNIGAGIGHSYLALVYATKGFAKTLENQAALDAHLTNAWEVISEAVQTVMRKHGHTNPYDKLKEITRGKTIGEVEIKEFINSIELPQADKDRLLALTPSTYVGIAGSLLKNI, encoded by the coding sequence ATGACAATTAAAGCTTTAACTTCGCTTGATGGACGTTATGGTGCCATAACACAACCATTAGGTGATTATTTTTCTGAATGGGCCTTGTTAAAATACCGCACTCATGTTGAGGTTGAATGGTTAATTACCATGGCACAAAATCCACAAATTAAAGAGGTGCGTTCTTTTAGCGCCGAAGAAATCACATTCTTAAGAAATATCGTTATAAATTTCGATTTAACTTCTGCGGAAAAGATTAAAGATATCGAAAAAACTACTAATCATGACGTTAAAGCTGTTGAATATTTCTTACGCAATACTTTATCAGAAACATCATTAGTTGATGTTATTGAATTTTTACATTTTGCTTGTACTTCCGAAGATATTAATAATTTATCTTATGCTTTAATGATTAAAGAAGGTGTGCAAAAAGTATGGGTACCAGCAGCAGAAAAATTAGTAGCTGATGTTGCCACTAGAGCCGAAAGTTTAAAAGATGTTGCAATGTTAGCTCATACTCACGGCCAACCGGCATCACCAACAACTTTAGGTAAAGAATTAGCAGTATTTGTTTATCGCTGGAATAGACAATTAAAACAAATTGCCAACCTAGAATTTTTAGGAAAATTCAACGGCGCTGTTGGTAACTTTAATGCTCATAGCATCTCTTATCCAGAAATTAACTGGCAAGAATTATCCTGTAATTTTGTTCAAGGTTTAGGCTTACAATATAATCCTCTAACAACACAAATTGAGTCACATGATTATATGGCTGAATGTTTCCACGCTATCAGTCGTTTCAATAACATCTTATTAGATTTTAACCGCGATATGTGGCTATATATTTCACTAAACTACTTTAAACAAAAAGCAATCAAAGGTGAAGTTGGTTCTTCAACAATGCCACATAAGGTTAACCCTATTGACTTTGAAAACTCAGAAGCTAACTTAGGATTAAGCAACGCCTTACTTGACCATTTAGCTAATAAATTGCCAATCTCTCGGTTACAACGTGATTTAAGTGATTCTTCAGCACAACGCAATATTGGTGCCGGTATTGGTCATTCATATTTAGCACTAGTTTATGCAACTAAAGGTTTTGCTAAAACTTTAGAAAATCAAGCAGCACTAGATGCTCACTTAACAAATGCTTGGGAAGTTATTTCTGAAGCTGTGCAAACAGTTATGAGAAAACACGGTCATACTAATCCTTATGATAAGTTAAAAGAAATTACTCGCGGTAAAACAATCGGCGAGGTTGAAATTAAAGAATTTATTAATAGTATTGAATTACCACAAGCTGATAAAGACAGATTATTAGCATTAACACCAAGCACTTATGTTGGTATCGCTGGTAGCTTGCTAAAAAATATTTAA
- the rpoD gene encoding RNA polymerase sigma factor RpoD: MSEKKVTPNSNTMEIIEKLIKKGKKRGGVLTYAEIMDVLQSEELSPDEIDDIYEVFTSKGIELVDEINENDPLEDSEIDENNSEEIDIDLSIPEGISIDDPVRMYLKEIGRVPLLTADEEICLAKRMEEGDEEAKRRLAEANLRLVVSIAKRYVGRGMLFLDLIQEGNLGLIKAVEKFDYNKGYKFSTYATWWIRQAITRAIADQARTIRIPVHMVETINKLIRVSRQLLQELGREPAPEEIAKEMEITVERVREIMKIAQEPVSLETPIGEEEDSHLGDFIEDQDAPAPAEAASFMLLKEQLEEVLETLTPREEKVLRLRFGLDDGRARTLEEVGQSFGVTRERIRQIEAKALRKLRHPSRSKKLKDFLE, encoded by the coding sequence ATGTCAGAGAAAAAAGTTACTCCCAATTCCAATACAATGGAGATAATTGAAAAGTTAATCAAAAAAGGTAAAAAACGTGGTGGCGTATTAACTTATGCTGAAATAATGGATGTATTACAAAGTGAAGAGTTATCACCTGATGAAATTGATGATATATATGAAGTTTTTACTAGCAAAGGTATTGAGCTAGTTGATGAAATAAATGAAAATGATCCGTTAGAAGACAGTGAAATTGATGAAAATAATTCTGAAGAAATTGATATAGATTTATCAATCCCTGAAGGTATCAGCATTGATGACCCGGTGCGAATGTATCTTAAAGAGATTGGCAGAGTGCCTCTATTAACGGCTGATGAGGAAATTTGTTTGGCAAAAAGAATGGAAGAAGGCGATGAGGAAGCTAAACGTCGTTTGGCAGAAGCTAATTTGCGTCTTGTTGTAAGTATTGCGAAGCGTTATGTTGGTCGTGGAATGTTATTTTTAGATTTAATACAAGAAGGTAATTTAGGACTGATAAAAGCGGTAGAAAAATTTGACTATAATAAAGGTTACAAGTTTAGTACTTATGCAACTTGGTGGATTAGACAAGCTATTACTAGAGCAATTGCTGATCAGGCTCGAACTATCAGAATTCCCGTACATATGGTTGAAACTATCAATAAATTAATTAGAGTTTCACGTCAATTATTACAAGAACTTGGTAGAGAACCGGCACCGGAAGAAATAGCGAAAGAAATGGAGATAACAGTTGAACGGGTTCGCGAGATCATGAAAATAGCGCAAGAACCAGTGTCACTGGAAACTCCGATTGGTGAGGAAGAAGATTCCCATTTAGGCGATTTTATTGAAGACCAAGATGCTCCGGCACCAGCAGAAGCGGCTTCATTTATGTTGTTAAAAGAACAATTAGAAGAAGTTTTAGAGACATTAACACCACGAGAAGAGAAAGTTTTAAGATTGCGATTTGGCTTAGATGATGGTAGAGCTAGAACTTTAGAAGAGGTTGGTCAAAGTTTTGGTGTTACCAGAGAACGTATTAGACAAATTGAAGCAAAAGCTTTAAGAAAATTACGTCATCCAAGTCGTAGTAAAAAACTCAAAGATTTCTTAGAATAA
- a CDS encoding deoxyguanosinetriphosphate triphosphohydrolase: MTVREFLEEREHNILSAYAAKSSAAVRNIPEENCCYRTAYQRDRDRIIHSKAFRRLKHKTQVYIAPGDHYRTRMTHSLEVSQISRTIARALLLNEDLTEAISLGHDVGHTPFGHSGEEALQQVLGHFKHNEQSIRVVECLERNGKGLNLTKAVLEGILNHTGADNAVCLEGNIVKTADRIAYLCHDYDDGCRAGLITEAMLPRTVRKIFGKTTSQMITIMVADMINQSANKSYITMSEEITLAMAEFRQFMFEKIYHSINLEEDRMKAQFIVETLYHYFMKRPEKLPAEFLEREERYGLKTTVVDYIAGLTDLYAINLFENIFIPAKGVAK; the protein is encoded by the coding sequence ATGACTGTCAGAGAGTTTTTAGAAGAACGTGAACATAACATTTTATCAGCATATGCCGCGAAAAGTAGTGCTGCCGTAAGAAATATACCGGAAGAAAATTGTTGTTATCGAACGGCGTATCAACGAGATCGAGACCGGATTATTCATAGTAAGGCTTTTCGACGTTTAAAGCATAAGACTCAAGTTTATATTGCTCCCGGTGATCATTATCGTACGAGAATGACACATAGCTTAGAGGTTTCACAAATTTCGCGGACGATTGCGAGAGCGTTATTATTGAATGAAGATTTAACAGAGGCGATTTCGCTCGGTCATGATGTTGGACATACACCCTTTGGACATTCCGGTGAAGAAGCGTTGCAACAAGTGCTTGGACATTTTAAACACAATGAACAAAGTATCAGAGTTGTTGAGTGTTTGGAACGTAATGGTAAAGGACTTAATTTAACAAAAGCAGTGTTGGAGGGTATTTTAAATCATACTGGCGCTGATAATGCGGTTTGTTTGGAAGGTAATATTGTTAAGACGGCGGACCGAATTGCTTATTTATGTCATGATTATGATGATGGCTGTCGGGCGGGACTTATCACTGAAGCCATGTTGCCGAGAACCGTGCGAAAAATATTTGGCAAAACAACCTCACAGATGATTACAATCATGGTAGCAGATATGATTAATCAATCTGCCAATAAAAGCTATATCACCATGTCTGAAGAAATAACCTTAGCAATGGCTGAATTTAGACAGTTTATGTTTGAAAAAATTTATCATTCTATCAATTTAGAAGAAGACCGAATGAAAGCACAATTTATAGTAGAAACTTTATATCATTATTTTATGAAAAGACCAGAAAAGTTACCGGCAGAATTTTTGGAGCGAGAAGAACGCTATGGTTTAAAGACAACTGTGGTAGATTATATTGCGGGACTAACTGATTTGTATGCCATAAATTTATTTGAAAATATTTTTATTCCGGCAAAAGGTGTTGCAAAATAA